The sequence ACCGACTGTTCAGTGTGCACAAACTCCATGGTTTGTCCCATTGTGAATAAAACATTGAAAGGAAGTTTGATTGAGTTGGGAGTAGAATAGGTGCAGAATACACAATATATTAGTTCCCTCGATTCTGTCACTGTCTGGACAATGTATTGCATGTTTAAAATTATGTGATTGATACACAATACAAAACATCTCCACGGTCACTGACATTTTGTTCATTTCTCAACAGCAATTTGACAAGATGAGACTCCAGGTGAAGTTTATGACCGGTGAGATTATTGAACTTGAGATCGACCCTTCCATCCAAGTCTCAGCTCTCAAGAAGATGATATATGAAAAAACCAAGGTGGCCCATTTCCGTCAGCGCCTGGTGGTACAAAACGGAAACACAGAGGAGCTGAGGGATGACAAGAGGCTGTGTGACTACAATGTCTCTCCCAGCAATGTTGTCATGCTGATTGTCAAGAAGGAGGAGCGCATGCAGATATTCCTGAAGAACGAAAAGGGGAAAACATCTACATATGATGTTCTTCCCACTGAGTCTGTTCAGGATTTAAAGGCACGCGTGCAGCGGCAGGAGggtgtcccagccaatcagcagcgCCTGGTGTATGAGGGCAGACAGCTAGAGGATGGTCACTCACTCGCTGACTACAATATTCAGTCTGAGAGCACCATCTTCCTTACGCTGCGTCTACGAGGTGGTTAACTATGACAGCACCAATATAGAGTGTTAGATATTACACAAAATTCCCATAAAACTCAATTACATTTTTCTCAATGGTGCAAGGTCTATGAGGTTAAGG comes from Scyliorhinus canicula chromosome 1, sScyCan1.1, whole genome shotgun sequence and encodes:
- the LOC119951983 gene encoding polyubiquitin-like; protein product: MRLQVKFMTGEIIELEIDPSIQVSALKKMIYEKTKVAHFRQRLVVQNGNTEELRDDKRLCDYNVSPSNVVMLIVKKEERMQIFLKNEKGKTSTYDVLPTESVQDLKARVQRQEGVPANQQRLVYEGRQLEDGHSLADYNIQSESTIFLTLRLRGG